A single Dreissena polymorpha isolate Duluth1 chromosome 14, UMN_Dpol_1.0, whole genome shotgun sequence DNA region contains:
- the LOC127857314 gene encoding uncharacterized protein LOC127857314, with protein sequence MADQIIEKGRIIAYRIQWFNGSWSTWFGPDLNDLDIKFNINSATCAAPIKDRSMRRMWSYFYDHIHEFIIFTGSSSTPVDIAVGTNYPSVIGSRSTHADSPVGTTYQSVTGSRSTPVDSPVSTTHPSVTGSRSTHVDSTKRPVGTTYPSVPGSRSSPVDSPVGTTYPSVTSSRFTPVDSSVGTTYLSVTGSRSTPLVSPVVTGSHSTPVDSPVGTTYLSVTSSRSTPEDSLVGTTYPSVTGSRSSPVNSPVDSPVGTTYPSVTGSRSSSVDSPVGTTYHSVIGSRSTHVDSSVGTTFQSVTGSRSTPVDSPVNSPLSAILPPVTGSRSTAVHSPVSTTHTSIPGSRSTHVDSHVGTTFSSVTESRSTPVDSPVVTTQLSIIDSRSTPVDSPVATTYLSVTGSCSTHVDSPVGTTYPSVPGSRSSHVDSPTVLWVPPTLSPRQSFLFCRQSSGYDLPLSPRQFFVFCTTYPSVTDSRSNAVDSLVSTTHHSVPGSRSTHVDSPVGTTHPSVTGSRSTAVDSPVSTSQPSVPGSRSTHVDSPVGRTYPSVTGSRSNPVDSQSSGFDLPFRSRQSFLFCRQSSVYHLPLSHRQSSNPVDSPVGTVYLSVTGSRSTPVDSPVGTTYHSLPGSRSPPVECPVGTTYQSVTGSRSTPVDSPVGTTYPSVTGRRFSSVDSPVVSTYLSFIGRCSTPVDCPVGTTYPSLPGSRSTPVESHVGTAYPSVSGCRSTHVDSPVGTTYLSVTGSRSTPLDSPVGTTYPSLPGSRSSPVDSPVCITYPSLHGSRYSPVKSPVGTTYSAVIESRSSAVDSPIGTTYLSVTGSRSSPVDSQVVTTYPSVTGSRFTPLESHESSVTGSRSTSVESPVGTIYLSVTGSRSTLGDSQGGTTYPSVTGSRSNSVDSPVGTTYTSVTGSRRCRQSSWYYR encoded by the exons TCACCGGAAGTAGTTCCACTCCAGTAGACATTGCTGTGGGAACCAACTACCCCTCAGTCATCGGCAGCCGTTCCACTCATGCAGACAGTCCTGTCGGTACCACCTACCAGTCAGTCACCGGAAGTCGATCCACGCCTGTAGACAGTCCTGTGAGTACCACCCACCCCTCAGTCACAGGAAGTCGGTCCACTCATGTAGACAGCACCA AGAGACCTGTGGGTACGACCTACCCCTCAGTCCCCGGCAGTCGTTCctctcctgtagacagtccagtgggtaCGACCTACCCCTCAGTCACCAGCAGTCGTTTCACTCCTGTAGACAGCTCAGTGGGTACGACCTACCTctcagtcaccggcagtcgttccactcctcTAGTCAGTCCAGTGG TAACCGGCAGTCATTCCACTCCTGTTGACAGTCCAGTGGGTACCACCTACCTCTCAGTCACCAGCAGTCGTTCTACTCCTGAAGACAGTCTAGTGGGTACGACCTACCCCTCAGTAACCGGCAGTCGTTCCTCTCCTGTAAACAGTCCAGTGG acagtccagtaGGTACCACCTACCCCTCAGTTACCGGCAGTCGTTCGTCTTCTGTAGACAGCCCTGTGGGTACCACCTACCACTCTGTCATCGGCAGCCGTTCCACTCATGTAGACAGTTCTGTGGGTACCACCTTCCAGTCAGTCACCGGAAGTCGTTCCACACCTGTAGACAGTCCTGTGA ACAGTCCTCTGAGTGCCATCCTTCCACCAGTCACCGGAAGTCGTTCCACTGCTGTACACAGTCCTGTGAGTACGACCCACACCTCAATCCCTGGAAGTCGTTCCACTCATGTAGACAGTCATGTGGGTACTACCTTCTCCTCAGTCACAGAAAGTCGTTCAACACCTGTAGACAGTCCTGTGGTCACCACCCAACTCTCAATCATCGACAGTCGTTCCACACCTGTAGACAGTCCTGTGGCTACCACCTACCTCTCAGTCACCGGAAGTTGTTCAACTCATGTTGACAGTCCAGTGGGTACGACCTACCCCTCAGTTCCCGGCAGTCGTTCCTCTCATGTAGACAGTCCT ACAGTCCTGTGGGTACCACCTACCCTAAGTCCCCGGCAGTCGTTTCTCTTCTGTAGACAGTCGAGTGGATACGACCTTCCCCTCAGTCCCCGGCAGTTTTTCGTCTTCTGTACCACCTACCCCTCAGTCACCGACAGTCGTTCCAATGCTGTAGATAGTCTTGTGAGTACCACCCACCACTCAGTCCCCGGAAGTCGTTCCACTCATGTAGACAGTCCTGTGGGTACCACCCACCCTtcagtcaccggcagtcgttccactgCTGTAGACAGTCCTGTGAGTACCTCCCAGCCCTCAGTCCCCGGAAGTCGTTCCACTCATGTAGACAGTCCTGTGGGTAGGACCTACCCctcagtcaccggcagtcgttccaaTCCTGTAGACAGTCAA TCCAGTGGATTCGACCTACCCTTCAGGTCCCGGCAGTCTTTCCTATTCTGTAGACAGTCCAGTGTGTACCACCTACCCCTCAGTCATCGGCAGTCGTCCAatcctgtagacagtccagtgggtaCCGTCTACCTCTCAGTCACTGGCAgccgttccactcctgtagataGTCCAGTGGGTACCACCTACCACTCACTCCCCGGCAGTCGTTCCCCTCCTGTAGAATGTCCAGTGGGTACCACCTACCAATCAGTCACaggcagtcgttccactcctgtagacagtccagtgggtaCAACCTATCCCTCAGTCACCGGCAGGCGTTTTTCTTCTGTAGACAGTCCAGTGGTTTCCACCTACCTCTCATTCATCGGACGttgttccactcctgtagactgTCCAGTTGGTACCACTTACCCCTCACTAcccggcagtcgttccactcctgtagaaaGTCATGTGGGTACCGCCTACCCCTCAGTCTCCGGCTGTCGTTCCACTCATGTAGACAGTCCAGTTGGTACAACCTACCTctcagtcaccggcagtcgttctACTCCTTTGGACAGTCCAGTGGGTACCACCTACCCCTCACTCCCCGGCAGTCGTTCctctcctgtagacagtccagtgtGTATCACCTACCCCTCACTCCACGGCAGTCGTTACTCTCCTGTAAAAAGTCCTGTGGGTACCACATACTCCGCAGTAATCGAAAGTCGTTCCTCTGCTGTAGACAGTCCAATTGGTACCACATACCTGTCAGTCACCGGAAGTCGTTCCTCACCTGTAGATAGTCAAGTTGTTACGACATACCCCTCAGTTACCGGCAGTCGTTTCACTCCTCTTGAAAGTCATGAGTCATCAGTCACTGGTAGCCGTTCAACTTCTGTAGAAAGTCCTGTTGGTACCATCTACCTCTCAGTTACCGGCAGTCGATCCACTCTTGGAGACAGTCAAGGGGGTACCACATACCCCTCAGTAACCGGCAGTCGTTCCAATTCTGTTGACAGTCCTGTGGGTACCACCTACACCTCAGTCACCGGAAGTCGTAGATGTAGACAGTCCAGTTGGTACTACCGATAA